The Candidatus Latescibacter sp. genome includes the window GTTACATTTTGTTTTTTAGTCGTTTAAGTCCCCCCTTGGGGGATTTAGGGGGCTGTAGTTTTGACGCTTACAAAAAGAAAATCCTTTTTTATGAATAATCCGGGTTAGCAAAAATGCAAAGAAAGTCTGAACCATGATTCATGGGATTTAAGGATTATCCTGATAGAAAGAAGCTTGAACAATGATTATTGGATTCAAGAATGTCCGCAATGAGGTATTTTAAAAAAAAATCAAACAAATCAGAGAATCACGCAAATCATGGTTCAGACAATCTTTCTCTTTGGACTGTCTTTTAATCTTTTCATCATCTTTTATCACAAGCATCACACGAATCATGGTTCAGACAATTTTTCTTTTGGGCTTTATTTTTACATTCTTCCCATAAACAGCGCAATGACAAAGAGGACCAGCGCCGCCGCCATCGCGATGGGGAGGCTCTTCTTGATGCTCTTGCCCCGTGAATAGATGCCGATGGCCGCCGGGATGGTGCTTCCGCCCAAAAGACCGACGGCAAAAATGATGCCGAATGTGCTCCCGTAAAGACTGGGATCCATCTTGGAAAAGGTTACCCCGACAATGGTGGGGAAAAGCGGCCCGAAAGCCAATCCGGTAATTACCACCGACAGCACCGCAACAGACTTGGAACCGGTGGCAATCATGAGGCCGATGGAGACTGCGGCGACAACCGCGAGAACAGCGATGACCATGACGCCGTTGGCTGGTGTTACAAATTGTGAAGTTACCAGACGGGCGACCATAAGCCCGATCCAGAACGAGGACAGAACCATGCTTGCCCCTTTGGCGTCAAAACCCTCGTCTGTGGCATAGGTGGTGATCCATCCACCCATGGAAACCTCCAGGCCGATGTAGCAGAAAAGGGCAAGAGCGGCGATGATGACAGCAGGATTTGCAAGAAGCCCGAATGCATTGCCTACCGCACCGGCCAGGGTGAGACCGGACTTCTGGACTGCCGGATAGGAGGCCAGAATCGCCAGGACAACCGGAGCGAGGAGAACGAAGGCGATAATGGTGCCGGTGGGTTTGTATCCCAGGCGGTTGAGGAGCATTCCTACCAGGAAGGGGGTGATGAATGCGCCGATCCCGAAAAACACATTCCCGAAATTCGATGCGGCGGCGGGATTGCCGGGGAAAAGCACCATGGGGATGAGGGTGTTCCCCAGGTTAAGGCACATAGCCCCGATGCCGAGCAGAATGCAGGAAAACACCGCCATGCCGTAGGATTTCGAGGAAACCAGCATGAACACCGCGACGAATCCCACGAGAAAGCCCATGATCGCGATGGGCTTGTAGCCGAATGTATCGACCAGCGGGCCGAATGCCAGCACCACGAAAATGCTGGTGAACATCAGCGCTGAGAATAGTTTGCCAAACCGGGCGTCATCGATGTTCAATTCCCTGACCAGGTGAAGTTTAAATGCGCCGAGCACGGAAAACGCTATTCCCAGCCCGAAAACGCTCATAAGCGCAACAGATTGAATCATAACATCTCCTTTTTAGCTGACAGCGTTCAGCTTACGAAAGACCACGTTTTGACATCTCAAAATAAGTATTGAAAACCTATATTCCGAGTATCTTGCGGTTCATGGCTTCATCGGCGCCGGTTCCGGCGAAATCGTCGAACGCTTTTTCCGTGGTGCGGATGATATTACTGATGATGAATTCGGCCCCTTCACGGGCGCCATCCTCCGGGTGTTTCAGAGCGCACTCCCACTCGAGAACCGCCCATCCCGGATAATCATACTGGGCCAACTTGCTGAATATGCCCAGAAAATCCACCTGGCCGTCGCCCAAAGAGCGGAAACGCCCCGGACGGTCGATCCAGGACTGGTAGCCGCCATACACGCCCGACCGTCCGGTGGGGTTGAACTCTGCGTCTTTCACATGGAAAGCCTTGATGAATTCATGGTAAATGTCAATGTAGGCCAGGTAATCGAGCTGCTGGAGAACGAAATGGCTCGGGTCATAGAGCAGGCAGGCGCGGGGATGATTGCAGGCCGCCTCGCGGAACCGCTCGAATGTGACCCCGTCGTGAAGGTCCTCGCCCGGGTGAATTTCATAGCACACATCAACACCGGCTTCATCAAAGGCATTCAGGATGGGAGTCCAGCGCCTGGCGAGCTCTTTGAAACCGGTCTCCACCAGTCCCGCGGGACGCTGCGGCCAGGGATACATGGTGTGCCAGAGGAGGGCGCCCGAAAACGTGGCATGAGCGGAAAGTCCCAGGTTACGGCTTGCTTTGGCGGCGTATTTGAGTTGGCTGACCGCCCATTCGGTTCGTGCTTTGGGATTGCCGTGAACCTCCGCCGGTGCGAATCCATCGAACTGTGTATCGTAAGCCGGATGCACCGCCACCAGCTGCCCCTGGAGATGGGAAGAAAGCTCGGTAATCTCCAGCCCCAGATTTTTCAGCTTTCCCTTCAGATCATCGGCGTAGGTTTTGCTCTCCGCTGCGAGCTTCAGGTCAATGCACCGCGCATCCCACGATGGCAACTGCACGCCGACAAAGCCGAGGCTTGCCGCCCACCGGCCGATGTTTTCCAGAGTATCGAAGGGAGGCTTGTCCCCCATGAACTGGGCGAGGAATATTCCGGGACCTTTTATTGTTCTCATGGCGCGCTCCTTGTTAAAAGATTAGGCACAAAGGCACAGAGTTAAAAAACGGTTTCATCGTTCCCGCGAAACGGCAACAAGTTCGGCATGACTCGTATCATTCTGAACTTGTTTCAGTATCTAAACACTCAAAACATGCGCAATTATTTATGTCGTCATGTATAATGCATCATGGTAATCCTTGAATCCTATAAATCAAGGTTCAGATTTTCCTCATGAACTTTGCGAGAGATAATTTTTTCTTCTGGCTCCTGACTCCTGGCTCCTGACTCCTGTCTTCTTTCTTTTATTCCTTGAGCTTCATCCATTTCCTGTCGCTGCGAGAGGCTTCCACAACGGTTTCGATGAACGCCATCCCCCGAACGCCGTCCCTGACTGTCGGAAAATCCAGGTATTCAGGTTTCGGCTCTACGCCCTCAATGCTGGATTTCAGCGCCAGAATAAAATTACGGTAGATATTGGCGAACGCCTCGATAAATCCTTCCGGATGTCCGCCAGGCAGGCGGGTGTTGAATTTCGCACGGTCTGAAAGGTAACCGGCGGAAGCGCGGTAAATTTCCATCGGGCGGTCCATCCATTTGACAATAAGGGTGTTCGGCTCCTGCTGCGCCCATTCAAGACCGCCTTTTTCACCGTAGACGCGGATGCGGAGGGCATTCTCCTCCCCCACGCTGATCTGGCTGGCGTAGAGGATCCCCCGCGCGCCATTTTTGAATCGGAGAAGGACATTGCCGTCGTCATCGAGCGGGCGGCCTTCCACAAAGGTGGTGAGGTCGGCGCATAGCTCGCTGATCTTAAGCCCGGTGATGTACTCGGCAAGGTTCTCGGCGTGGGTGCCGATATCGCCCATGCAGCCGGCGATTCCGGAGCGTGATGGATCGGTGCGCCAGGTGGCCTGCTTCTGGCCGGTGGCCTCAAGCTGGGTTGCGAGCCAGCCCTGAGGATATTCCACTACGATCTTGCGTATTTTCCCCAGTTTTCCGGCGGCGACCATGGCGCGCGCTTCCTTCACCAGGGGATAACCGGTGTAGTTGTGGGTCAGCGCGAAAAGGAGGCCTGTTTTCTCCACGACAGCTTCCAGTTTTTTGGCCTCATCGAGGCTGAACGTCATAGGCTTGTCGCAGACCACCGGGAACCCGTTTTCCAGCGCCATCTTCGCCGGCTGGAAGTGCATATTGTTCGGGGTGACGATGGAGACGAAATCCATACGGTCGCCCGCCGGGCGCTCCTTTTCACGGAGGATCATCTCTGCAAAAGTACCGTATACCCTTTCCCGCGGCAGATAAAGCGCCTCGCCGGATGCGTGCGAGCGTTCGGGAGTGCTCGAAAACGCTCCGCACACAAGCTCGCATTCGCCGTCCAGAGCGGCAGCCATGCGGTGCACCGCGCCGATGAATGCGCCTATGCCGCCGCCGATCATGCCATAGCGAAGTTTTCGGTTCATTAGGTTCACTCCTTTCCACATCCTTGAAAGTCAAACCCCGCGTACCGTAGTTTTTCAAGTACAAAGTCTCTAACTTTTTCGGCTTGCTTTACTGCTTCAAGTGTTTCATCAAGAGAGGGCATATAAAAATCGTCGGGATAGCGCAATTCAGTTGCGTAGAGAGTGAGACTGTCAACAGCGGGGGTGTCAATTTCCGAAAAAGAAACGTCTAAATCCCTGCATTCCCTTAAAATGCGGCCGATATTATGCGTCTTTTCAATTTCTTTTCCATAAAACACCAAATATCCTTTCAGATATTTTTCCACGCACTGCTGCATATGGAAACAGATAGTATCTGTGGCAGGATTATCTGATAGTATCTCATCTTTGCCTATCTTCAAATCGTTATCAGCTTTTTTAAACCATAACAGAGCTGTTTCTGACTGAAACTTCATACGGATACCCCGTGTTTAAAAGCATAATATGTCACTTTTCCGGTATCAAATTTGTCCTTTTCAAAATCAGGCTCGCTCTTGATCAGGATATCGGCATCGATCCTTTGTCCCACCAGTTTCCTGTTAATATTCAGCCAGATATCCGTCTTTTTCTTTCGTTCCAGAGTATCCTTAGAGACCACGATGAAATCCCAGTCGCTTTCGGGACGTGCATCTCCGCGGGTGCGGCTTCCGAAGAAAATTATTTTATGTATTTCAATTCCGCGGGCGGCGAATTCATCGCGAATCACACCCACAACAAAATCTCTGATAGCTGTTTCGGTCATAGTTTTCCTATATCACATGATAGAAAAGAAATGCAATGTTACGTATAAAACATCTCTTCCCGTAATATTCATTACATCTACACTTTCCCGGATATCATTCACTTCGGGATAGATACCGATCTTTCCCATCGAAGCTATCGGTTCATCGTGCCTGTTCCGAAAAGGTCCGGTCTTTTTTACTTTGGCACTTTGGCACTCAGGCACTTCGGCACCCAGGCACTTTTTTTTACACATGCCACGGGCTCCGCATCGCCCTGTCTATCATGCGTTCAGCCTCCGGGTCGCCGACTATCTGCTCTCTGGCAGGGTTAAATTTGATCTTACGGCCAAGCTGCATGGAGATATTTCCCAGGTGTGCTACCGAAACGGCTCGCTGAGCGTGCTCTATGGGCGCAATGGTCTCCTTCCGGGAGCGGACGCAGTCGATGAAGTTCGCATAATGGTTATTTGACCGGTAAAGGTGCGTTTCGTTCGTATCGATTATTGAAGTTATTACATTTTCCGGCTGAGAGGCGATTTCACCCCCGCGGGCGACCCAGAGCCAGCCCTTGTCGCCTACGAATTTCACTCCGTTGCGGAGCGGCTTGCCGTCCACTTCCGCCTTGTCGTTCATGACGATCATGGTGAAGCCCACGGCGTACCGGCACTGGAAGTGATAGCTTGTCGATGCGTTCCAGAGACCTTCGCGGGGAAATTCACCCTTGCCCTCGACCTCGACAGGACCGGTGTGCTCTGTTCCCATGCCCCAGTTGGCGATGTCCACGTGGTGGGCGGCCCAGTCGCTGAGCTGCCCGCCTGAGTAATCGAGGATCCAGCGGAAATTCCAGTGGCAGCGTTTCTCGGTATAGGGCGCCCAGGGGGCGGGACCGAGCCAGAAATTGTAATCAAATCCTTCAGGAACCGGCATCTCCGGCGCGGGCTCATTAAGCGGGCTCCCGGTGGGCAGGCCGACATACACGGTGTGCACCTTCCCGATGCGGCCGTTGCGCACGAGCTCGCAGGCGTCATGGAAATTCTTTTCCGAACGCTGCCAGCTCCCGGTCTGCCAGATGACTTTGTTGCGGGCCACGGCGTCGCACATGGCCCTGCCCTGGGGAATAGTTAGCGCGAGAGGTTTTTCAGCGTAGAGGTCCTTTCCGGCGTTTGCTGCGGTGATGGCGGGAATGGAATGCCAGTGATCCGGCACTGCTATGGAGATGAAGTCGATGTCCTTCCTCCCGATGATCTCACGGAAATCGTGGATAAGGTCGCAGCCCTTGTATGTCCCGGACGGAGATTTTTGAGCGTAGGCATCTTCGACCGTTTTCTTCCCCACCTCAGCCCGCT containing:
- a CDS encoding HEPN domain-containing protein — translated: MKFQSETALLWFKKADNDLKIGKDEILSDNPATDTICFHMQQCVEKYLKGYLVFYGKEIEKTHNIGRILRECRDLDVSFSEIDTPAVDSLTLYATELRYPDDFYMPSLDETLEAVKQAEKVRDFVLEKLRYAGFDFQGCGKE
- a CDS encoding Gfo/Idh/MocA family oxidoreductase, whose translation is MNRKLRYGMIGGGIGAFIGAVHRMAAALDGECELVCGAFSSTPERSHASGEALYLPRERVYGTFAEMILREKERPAGDRMDFVSIVTPNNMHFQPAKMALENGFPVVCDKPMTFSLDEAKKLEAVVEKTGLLFALTHNYTGYPLVKEARAMVAAGKLGKIRKIVVEYPQGWLATQLEATGQKQATWRTDPSRSGIAGCMGDIGTHAENLAEYITGLKISELCADLTTFVEGRPLDDDGNVLLRFKNGARGILYASQISVGEENALRIRVYGEKGGLEWAQQEPNTLIVKWMDRPMEIYRASAGYLSDRAKFNTRLPGGHPEGFIEAFANIYRNFILALKSSIEGVEPKPEYLDFPTVRDGVRGMAFIETVVEASRSDRKWMKLKE
- a CDS encoding sugar phosphate isomerase/epimerase, which codes for MRTIKGPGIFLAQFMGDKPPFDTLENIGRWAASLGFVGVQLPSWDARCIDLKLAAESKTYADDLKGKLKNLGLEITELSSHLQGQLVAVHPAYDTQFDGFAPAEVHGNPKARTEWAVSQLKYAAKASRNLGLSAHATFSGALLWHTMYPWPQRPAGLVETGFKELARRWTPILNAFDEAGVDVCYEIHPGEDLHDGVTFERFREAACNHPRACLLYDPSHFVLQQLDYLAYIDIYHEFIKAFHVKDAEFNPTGRSGVYGGYQSWIDRPGRFRSLGDGQVDFLGIFSKLAQYDYPGWAVLEWECALKHPEDGAREGAEFIISNIIRTTEKAFDDFAGTGADEAMNRKILGI
- a CDS encoding Gfo/Idh/MocA family oxidoreductase, yielding MDTRKIKRRDFVKGMAVAAIGAPMIVPSTIFGQNAPSNRLTMGQIGVGNMGTTNMKEFLKREDVQVLAICDLDQKRAEVGKKTVEDAYAQKSPSGTYKGCDLIHDFREIIGRKDIDFISIAVPDHWHSIPAITAANAGKDLYAEKPLALTIPQGRAMCDAVARNKVIWQTGSWQRSEKNFHDACELVRNGRIGKVHTVYVGLPTGSPLNEPAPEMPVPEGFDYNFWLGPAPWAPYTEKRCHWNFRWILDYSGGQLSDWAAHHVDIANWGMGTEHTGPVEVEGKGEFPREGLWNASTSYHFQCRYAVGFTMIVMNDKAEVDGKPLRNGVKFVGDKGWLWVARGGEIASQPENVITSIIDTNETHLYRSNNHYANFIDCVRSRKETIAPIEHAQRAVSVAHLGNISMQLGRKIKFNPAREQIVGDPEAERMIDRAMRSPWHV
- a CDS encoding nucleotidyltransferase domain-containing protein encodes the protein MTETAIRDFVVGVIRDEFAARGIEIHKIIFFGSRTRGDARPESDWDFIVVSKDTLERKKKTDIWLNINRKLVGQRIDADILIKSEPDFEKDKFDTGKVTYYAFKHGVSV
- a CDS encoding MFS transporter; protein product: MIQSVALMSVFGLGIAFSVLGAFKLHLVRELNIDDARFGKLFSALMFTSIFVVLAFGPLVDTFGYKPIAIMGFLVGFVAVFMLVSSKSYGMAVFSCILLGIGAMCLNLGNTLIPMVLFPGNPAAASNFGNVFFGIGAFITPFLVGMLLNRLGYKPTGTIIAFVLLAPVVLAILASYPAVQKSGLTLAGAVGNAFGLLANPAVIIAALALFCYIGLEVSMGGWITTYATDEGFDAKGASMVLSSFWIGLMVARLVTSQFVTPANGVMVIAVLAVVAAVSIGLMIATGSKSVAVLSVVITGLAFGPLFPTIVGVTFSKMDPSLYGSTFGIIFAVGLLGGSTIPAAIGIYSRGKSIKKSLPIAMAAALVLFVIALFMGRM